The following nucleotide sequence is from Trifolium pratense cultivar HEN17-A07 linkage group LG2, ARS_RC_1.1, whole genome shotgun sequence.
AATATATATAGCCATCGGCTACTGGGTTAAATTTCACATATTTTCTTAGTTAAATTTCACATATTCCACATATTTTCTTAGTTAAATTTCACATATTTTCTTAGGAGACACAATGCCAGGTGCTATCATCAACAATGGCTCTGGGAAAAATTATCCCGGAAAGCTCACTTTTAGAGTCTTCATCACTTGTCTTACTGCTGCTTTTGGTGGTTTAATTTTTGGTTATGATCTTGGTATTTCAGGTAAAATACTTGTGCATTGGCATGTTTCTGCTCGATAGTTATGTCTATGTTGATGTTGTGTAATGTTATATATGTACTTTGTGTAGGTGGAGTTACATCTATGGATCCGTTTCTAAAGAAATTCTTTCCAAATGTCTACGAAAAAGAGGCTAATATAAAACCATCCGACAACCAGTACTGCAAATTCGATAGCCAAACATTAACATTATTCACCTCCTCGTTGTATTTGGCCGCTCTTGTATCTTCTCTTGTGGCGTCTAGTATTACTCGATTGTTTGGAAGGCGTCTGACTATGATTACCGGAGGTGTACTTTTTCTTGCCGGTGCTGCTTTGAATGGCTTTGCTCAAGAAGTTTGGATGCTCATTGTTGGTCGTATGTTACTTGGATTCGGAATCGGATGTGCCAATCAggtaaattaatttatctaattTAATTAGAtctcatatttataaaatttaattatgtatttattAGTTTGATGCTTCAATTTAATTATACTTAGGTTAAAACTAatgttacatttttttgtttgttttatagaGTGTGCCAATCTATGTATCCGAGGTTGCTCCCTACAAGTACAGAGGAGCTCTTAATAATATGTTCCAATTAGCAATAACCATAGGCATATTTGTGGCTAATATCCTCAATTACTTTTTCGACAAACTGAAAAACGGAGAAGGATGGCGCTATAGTTTGGGTTTTGCTTCCGTCCCCGCGATAATGATCATCATAGGTGCTATCTTCCTCCCCGACTCGCCAAATTCCTTGATTGAACGCGGTCAAAACGACAAAGCCAAAGAAGAATTGATTAAAATTCGCGGTACCACGGATGTTGATGAGGAGTTTCAAGATTTGGTTTTGGCTAGTGATATTTCAAAAACAGTTAAACATCCTTGGATGTCTTTGTTGAATAGAAAATATAGACCTCAACTTACAATGGCAATAGCTATTCCGTTCTTCCAACAACTCACCGGCATGAATGTGATTACATTTTATGCTCCGGTTTTGTTCAAAACTATTGGTTTTAGTGGCACTGCTTCTCTCATGTCAGCATTGATTACCGGAGGATGTAACATGCTGGCCACTTTCGTTTCAATTGCCACCGTTGATAAATTTGGACGAAGAACTCTATTTTTAGAAGGCGGTGTTCAGATGTTTATTTGCCAGGTTTGTTAGATaaactttatttaaataaattatacaatatcaattcaattttaaatttgtttctaatttaaattttgtttgcaGATTGTTGTAGCTATAGCTATTGCCCTTAAGTTTGGAGTTGACGGTGACCCGGGTATATTGCCAAAATGGTATGCcattgttgttgtgttgtgcATTTGTGTGTACGTAATGGGATTTGCGTGGTCTTGGGGTCCTCTCGGATGGTTGGTGCCTAGTGAGATATTTCCGCTCGAAGTTCGTTCGGCTGCTCAAAGTATTAATGTCTCGGTTAACATGATATGCACCTTTGTGATTGCTCAAATTTTTACAACAATGCTTTGTCACATGAAGTTTGGATTGTTTATCTTCTTTGCATTTTTTGTTATTGTGATGAGCACATTTATTTACAAGTTTCTACCAGAGACCAAGGGAGTTCCAATTGAAGAAATGTCAACTGTGTGGGAGAAACATCCTTATTGGGGTAAATTTGTGAAAGATGATGATGCCAAGGAAGAAGTCTAGTGTTAGGTGCATGTTATCTagtttaggttttttttttttattaggagTCATTATACTTTGAACTAGTTACAGATTTTCACAGTCAATTAATACAATATTGTCTAATTTTATTTACAACTTTTTTGACTAATTCTATTTACAATTTGATAGACAggttttatagaaaaatataatttaaagaTTTTATTCACAAATAAAAaggtttaattattttttaaaacatccCATCTTTGGCTATAACCCTTTTCTATTTATACATCTCTTGTTTTTCTAACATATGACATTGAGAGAGCAACCACGGTTAAGGTAAAACACATTGCTAGCTATAGCTCTTATAATTTCtgtattttatatttacatGTACAGTtgatttttctttgttcttgttctcgtgtttgattttgttttgtacATATGGTTTTTATGCAATTGTTTCTGttctttgtttgattttattttagtatatatgtttttgtgtttgttttttctctgatgatgtttgtttttctctgtttttttaaacaatgaaagatataattgttaatgttaattagtattttgcactttttttttaaactctgAACCATTTCtccttaatttgtttttctcttctcttttgtGTAAAGAACCATTCAACTCTCAAActaattatatatcattttttataattatcttttatttatatattaaaacacaAAACATGTTAACCACACTTTGCCGCCTATTTAGTCCGCCaatttttgtctttataaatATTCTCCAGCCTAATTAATTACAGTACTTATTTATGCTCACAAAGACAAAACAATTTAATTCTACCCTCTTTGATATATCCACTTTTGCAAATTTCAAAGCCATCGTCAATTCGTCATtggtttagtaaaaataaaataaagaaatcaaCATTGGTTCAATATTCGGTGCCGATTCAATTGTTCATTATGTCTCTTCGTTATCCTTCCTTTTAAACCTCTAGAATTTTTTTCCTGAGGAATGTTAAACCTCTTATTTAAGTGTTTTAAGTTTTTTCCGGTTATCATTTGAAAAACTTCACGTTTCTCTTTTCATATTATGCTagctgttgtgaattcggattgaatcacaccaataaaataattgatgtgtggagcaaataacgattaagcaatcaaataatgagatcggcaataaaaatcacaaatcaaaagataaagcgataaaagaaaagaacacaagagaattgtttacccagttcagtcaatgtgacctactctgggggagagagcagctctccgatccactatcaaacttgttccttgattacaatgaaattcaccacaagagttacaagatttagagtttttcctaaatcaaccctaagcccgaatttcttcccgtgaccaagaaattcaatatgaaagtgtttcccaaggtgatagaatgtttccctaaccctagagtcttcccaagatgaaATCTCTCAACCCTAGCCTTTTTGTTAgcctttgaaaccctaaaaaccccttcaaaaagtcagaaaacgcataacatatatataggcccgcagacactacgcctgggcgcagcctcccacgcctgggcgtgagcaacCTGAGTTCAGCCCAGTTTTCACGCCTGGGCGCCaactcccacgcctgggcgtgagcaggcagagactacaaaaacatgatttttctgatttttacattatttcaaggcaatattcaacaattctccaccttgcctttaaatcaaTGGTGATGCCGACTTCTCATCAACCatcgtgctgctctctccaaccTCCGTCTACTCTTCAACGAAGTTAATCAAGTAcaagcaatgcttgaacttAGCTCTAGGTAACGATTTGGTGAACATGTCAGCTGGATTCTCCTCCGATGCAATTTTCTCCACCATGATCTCTTTTGTCTCAATCATGTCTCTTACAAAATGCAACCGAATGTCAATGTGCTTTGTCCTTTCATGATACACCTGGTGATTTGCCAAATGAATGGCACTCTGATTGTCACAATGTATCTTCACACATCCTTGACTAATCCCCATTTCTCCAATCATACCCTTCAACCATATGGCTTCCTTGACCCCTTCAACAAGGGCTATGTATTCTGCTTGAGTTGTTGACAAAGCTACAACAGATTGTTGATTGGCCTTCCACGTTACCGCTGTACCGAACAATGTAAACACAAAACCCGATAAGGATTTTCTAGTGTCTATGTTACCTGCATAGTCCGCATCCACATATCCCTCCAAAGCATCTCTTCCTGGATCAGTTCTTGTGTACTTCAGACCACCCTTCAAAGAACCATTCAAATATCTCAGAACCCACTTCAAAGCTTTCCAATGAACTTGGCCTGGATTTGCCATAAACCGACTTACCACGCTAATTGCATATGATAAATCAGGCCTACTACAAACCATGCCATACATGATGCTTCCAACCCCACTTGCATAGGGAGTACTctccatcttctttctctcatccTCGGATTGAGGACACTGTTTTATCGACAACTTTGAATGGTGACCAAGTGGCGTGTTCACTACCTTAGAATCTGTCATTCTAAAccgctccaccactttcttcaaataatcatgCTGAGATAAGAACAACTCACCTTTACTCCGGTCTCTCAAGATATCCATACCAAGTATCCTCTTCGCATTGCCaagatccttcatctcaaattcaccatTTAGTTTCTCCTTGAGCTGTTGAATCTCTTGCTTGTCAGAACTTGCCATAAgaatatcatctacataaagaAGAAGGTAGAGAATGACTTTCTCATTCCTCTTCATCATGTATACACAACTATCATAGTTGCTTCTCACAAATCCAGCCTTCAATAAGAAATCATCAAACCGACGATACCACTGCCTTGGACTCTGCTTCAACCCATACAAAgatttctttaacaaacacacttttgAATTGTCTTTCACAAAACCTTCAGGTTGTTGCATGTAGATAGTTTCTTCTAACTCTCCATGTAAGAATGCggtcttcacatccatttgtTCTAACTCAAGATCATACATGTTAACAATCGCCATAAGTACCCTTATAGAACAATGTTTCACCACAGGTGAGAAGATTTCGTTGTAATCAATCCCCTCAACCTGAGTAAAACCCTTTGCTACAAGTCTTGCCTTATACCTTGGTGCTTCGACCCCTGGTAtaccttcttttcttttgaacacccacttgctaccaactacccttttatttttaggtaatgGCACA
It contains:
- the LOC123909196 gene encoding sugar carrier protein C-like, which translates into the protein MPGAIINNGSGKNYPGKLTFRVFITCLTAAFGGLIFGYDLGISGGVTSMDPFLKKFFPNVYEKEANIKPSDNQYCKFDSQTLTLFTSSLYLAALVSSLVASSITRLFGRRLTMITGGVLFLAGAALNGFAQEVWMLIVGRMLLGFGIGCANQSVPIYVSEVAPYKYRGALNNMFQLAITIGIFVANILNYFFDKLKNGEGWRYSLGFASVPAIMIIIGAIFLPDSPNSLIERGQNDKAKEELIKIRGTTDVDEEFQDLVLASDISKTVKHPWMSLLNRKYRPQLTMAIAIPFFQQLTGMNVITFYAPVLFKTIGFSGTASLMSALITGGCNMLATFVSIATVDKFGRRTLFLEGGVQMFICQIVVAIAIALKFGVDGDPGILPKWYAIVVVLCICVYVMGFAWSWGPLGWLVPSEIFPLEVRSAAQSINVSVNMICTFVIAQIFTTMLCHMKFGLFIFFAFFVIVMSTFIYKFLPETKGVPIEEMSTVWEKHPYWGKFVKDDDAKEEV